A region of Gammaproteobacteria bacterium DNA encodes the following proteins:
- a CDS encoding DUF899 family protein, protein MGRFHDYRFPNESDAYRAARDDLLAAETELRRQVERVAAQRRALPAGGSVAEDYHFAGADGAVAMSELFVAPRDTLVIYSFMFPPGKSPCPMCTSMLDGLNGNAPQVMQRVNLAVVARATIAQLTAFAASRGWHNLPLYSTGPGSYSRDYLGENAQGTQMPMLNVFSRHDGAIVHRYGTELMVADAEPGQDPRHVDPVWPLWNLLDFTPDGRGEGYPQVL, encoded by the coding sequence ATGGGGCGTTTTCACGACTATCGTTTTCCCAACGAAAGTGATGCATATCGCGCTGCGCGTGATGATTTGCTGGCGGCCGAGACAGAGCTGCGCCGCCAGGTCGAACGGGTGGCGGCGCAGCGCCGGGCATTACCTGCGGGCGGGTCTGTCGCAGAGGACTATCACTTCGCCGGTGCCGATGGTGCGGTTGCGATGTCCGAATTGTTTGTCGCGCCGCGCGACACGCTGGTGATTTACAGTTTCATGTTCCCACCCGGCAAAAGCCCGTGCCCGATGTGCACCTCGATGCTCGACGGATTAAATGGCAACGCACCGCAGGTCATGCAGCGGGTGAATCTCGCCGTTGTTGCCAGGGCGACGATTGCGCAGTTGACAGCCTTTGCTGCCAGTCGTGGCTGGCACAACCTGCCGTTGTATTCGACGGGCCCGGGTAGCTACAGCCGAGACTATCTTGGCGAGAATGCCCAGGGAACACAGATGCCCATGCTCAATGTGTTCAGCCGCCACGATGGTGCCATCGTGCACCGCTACGGTACCGAGCTGATGGTGGCTGACGCTGAGCCAGGCCAGGACCCGCGTCATGTCGATCCTGTCTGGCCGCTGTGGAACCTGCTGGACTTCACGCCTGACGGACGCGGCGAAGGGTATCCACAGGTGTTGTGA
- a CDS encoding sensor domain-containing diguanylate cyclase → MIEPAIPHDEEARVKALEDTGVLDTPAEERFDRYTRLTRRLFDVPIALVSLVDRERQWFKSKQGLDACETSRDISFCGHAILGDEVFVVGNALNDERFSDNPLVVNDPSIRFYAGCPLTSPDGYRLGTLCIIDREPRELADKDLDALQDIATMVSNELAALRLATIDELTGLSNRRAFNMIADQSLHMCSRSNRSASLLMLDLDGFKQINDELGHAAGDKALVEFAHTLRSSFRDSDVVARLGGDEFCVLLTDTDLEHAWCSVERFRDALDVKNDLPGRKYRLMFSAGVIQRDPDRHQTVADLLNDADILMYERKRAKPLPKSVDAIIAS, encoded by the coding sequence ATGATTGAACCTGCAATTCCGCACGACGAAGAGGCGCGCGTAAAGGCGCTGGAAGATACCGGCGTGCTCGACACACCGGCCGAAGAACGCTTCGATCGTTATACACGCCTGACCCGGCGCCTGTTTGATGTTCCCATCGCGCTGGTCAGCCTGGTGGACCGCGAGCGGCAGTGGTTCAAGTCAAAGCAGGGGCTGGACGCCTGTGAAACGTCGCGCGATATTTCCTTCTGCGGCCACGCCATCCTCGGCGATGAGGTATTCGTGGTGGGCAATGCGCTTAACGACGAGCGCTTCAGCGATAACCCGCTGGTGGTCAACGATCCGAGCATACGTTTTTATGCCGGCTGTCCCCTGACCTCACCGGACGGCTATCGTCTCGGCACGCTGTGTATCATTGACCGCGAGCCGCGGGAGCTGGCCGATAAAGACCTCGATGCGCTGCAGGATATCGCCACCATGGTGTCGAACGAGCTGGCGGCGCTGCGGCTGGCCACCATCGACGAGCTTACCGGGCTGTCCAACCGGCGTGCATTTAACATGATTGCCGACCAGTCACTGCACATGTGTTCGCGCAGCAACCGCAGCGCGTCTTTGCTGATGCTTGACCTGGATGGCTTCAAGCAGATCAACGACGAGCTGGGCCATGCTGCCGGCGACAAGGCGCTGGTCGAGTTTGCGCACACGCTACGTTCCTCGTTTCGCGATTCTGACGTTGTGGCGCGACTGGGCGGCGATGAATTCTGCGTGCTGCTGACCGATACTGACCTGGAGCATGCCTGGTGCAGCGTTGAGCGCTTTCGTGATGCTCTCGATGTCAAAAACGATCTGCCCGGCCGCAAATACCGGCTGATGTTCAGCGCTGGCGTTATCCAGCGGGATCCGGACCGGCACCAGACGGTTGCCGATCTGCTCAACGACGCTGACATACTCATGTATGAGCGCAAGCGCGCCAAGCCCCTGCCGAAGTCGGTCGACGCAATAATCGCTTCCTAG
- the fdhD gene encoding formate dehydrogenase accessory sulfurtransferase FdhD: MSMAKPLAVEKVTEAGRSTQPDAVAVEEPLEIRLGYSDDAGRTARSISITMRTPGNDIELALGFLYGEGIINDAAAVNSAEHCGPPAPDSGLHNIVRVELADGENPDIARLERHFYSTSSCGVCGKSSLAALSLDGSVTLEKDACRFSAGSLTQLPAKLRAQQATFAATGGLHAAALFDLSGEIQLVREDVGRHNAVDKVVGSLLQARRLPAVGHGLLVSGRASFELMQKALRAGIPLLAAVGAPSSLAVSLAAEYGMTLVGFLRDGRFNIYSGERRVGQ; encoded by the coding sequence ATGTCGATGGCAAAGCCTTTAGCTGTAGAAAAAGTCACCGAAGCCGGGCGCAGTACGCAACCGGATGCCGTGGCAGTCGAAGAGCCACTGGAAATCAGGCTCGGTTACAGCGACGACGCGGGGCGTACGGCGCGCAGTATTTCGATCACCATGCGCACACCGGGCAATGACATTGAGCTTGCCCTGGGCTTCCTGTACGGCGAAGGCATCATCAACGATGCCGCTGCCGTCAATTCTGCTGAACATTGCGGTCCACCGGCGCCGGACAGCGGGCTGCACAACATCGTGCGTGTCGAGCTGGCGGACGGCGAAAACCCGGATATCGCGAGACTGGAACGTCATTTCTACAGCACTTCGAGCTGTGGTGTCTGCGGCAAAAGCTCACTCGCGGCGCTTTCCCTCGACGGCAGCGTCACGTTGGAAAAGGATGCATGCAGGTTCAGCGCAGGCAGTCTGACGCAGCTGCCGGCTAAGCTGCGGGCACAGCAGGCGACGTTTGCGGCAACCGGCGGGCTGCACGCTGCAGCCCTGTTTGACCTGAGCGGCGAGATACAGCTGGTGCGTGAAGATGTTGGTCGCCACAATGCAGTCGACAAGGTAGTTGGCAGCCTGTTGCAGGCGCGTCGTCTGCCAGCCGTCGGCCACGGTTTGCTGGTCAGCGGCCGGGCGAGTTTCGAGCTGATGCAGAAAGCCTTGCGTGCCGGCATCCCGCTGCTGGCAGCGGTGGGCGCGCCATCGAGCCTGGCAGTCTCTCTCGCTGCCGAATACGGTATGACGCTGGTCGGGTTCCTGCGTGACGGCCGTTTCAATATTTATTCAGGCGAACGACGGGTTGGTCAGTGA